A stretch of Paracoccus sp. MA DNA encodes these proteins:
- a CDS encoding VOC family protein: MPTGIHHVTGITRRVQANVDFYAGFLGLRLVKRTGGFEDAEQLHLFYGDALGSPGSLVTFLVWEDGAPGRVGHGQVAEIALAVPPASIGDWLTRAMTARLPVEGPLRERGETVLRLKDPDGVIVKLVGADLPAAAPLPDPIAPTRLRGVTILTEQPAATRDFLTRFGYRPGAAEGAVQRMESDTDVVAIRDATGFFPGIPGTGILDHVAFRAPDADAVRRMRLALKDTDATSVHDRKYFLSLYVREPAGTLLEYATDAPGFTVDEAAEHLGETLFVPPHDAARAEDLRVILPQFALPGEERSPMRELHFIHRFHRPENPDGSTIVLLHGTGGNESDLMPLAHRIAPRATLLGVRGRSTEEGINRWFRRYDAVTYDQADIRAEAEAFAGFIDEAARAYGLDPAALTYLGYSNGANLLGAVMQLHPGLIGRAVLLRAVQVLEEPPALEPQALAGSRVLMLTGARDPFARMAPALERALQDGGAALEARAVEAGHELQPEDLTLAADWLGRG, encoded by the coding sequence ATGCCCACCGGCATCCATCACGTCACCGGCATCACCCGCCGGGTGCAGGCCAATGTCGATTTCTACGCCGGCTTCCTGGGCCTGCGGCTGGTCAAGCGCACCGGCGGCTTCGAGGATGCCGAGCAACTGCACCTGTTCTATGGCGACGCGCTCGGCTCGCCCGGCTCGCTCGTCACCTTCCTGGTGTGGGAGGATGGGGCGCCGGGCCGGGTCGGCCATGGCCAGGTTGCCGAGATCGCGCTGGCCGTGCCACCCGCCAGCATCGGCGACTGGCTGACCCGCGCCATGACCGCCCGCCTGCCGGTCGAGGGGCCGCTGCGCGAGCGGGGCGAGACGGTGCTGCGCCTCAAGGACCCCGACGGCGTGATCGTCAAGCTGGTGGGGGCGGATCTGCCGGCCGCGGCACCCCTGCCCGATCCCATCGCGCCGACGCGGCTGCGCGGCGTCACCATCCTGACCGAGCAGCCCGCGGCGACGCGCGATTTCCTGACCCGCTTCGGCTATCGCCCCGGCGCGGCCGAGGGCGCGGTGCAGCGCATGGAATCCGACACGGATGTCGTCGCCATCCGCGACGCCACCGGCTTCTTTCCGGGCATTCCCGGCACCGGCATCCTGGATCACGTCGCCTTCCGGGCGCCGGACGCCGATGCCGTGCGCCGGATGCGGCTGGCGCTGAAGGATACCGACGCAACCAGCGTGCATGACCGGAAATATTTCCTGTCGCTCTATGTGCGCGAGCCGGCGGGAACGCTGCTGGAATATGCCACCGACGCCCCCGGCTTCACCGTGGACGAGGCGGCCGAGCACCTGGGCGAAACGCTGTTCGTCCCGCCCCATGACGCGGCCCGCGCCGAGGACCTGCGCGTGATCCTGCCGCAATTCGCCCTGCCGGGCGAGGAAAGGAGCCCGATGCGCGAGTTGCATTTCATCCACCGCTTCCACCGGCCGGAAAACCCGGACGGCAGCACCATCGTCCTGCTGCACGGCACCGGCGGCAACGAATCCGACCTGATGCCGCTGGCGCATCGGATCGCGCCCCGCGCCACGCTGCTGGGCGTCCGCGGCCGCTCGACCGAGGAAGGCATCAACCGCTGGTTCCGCCGCTATGACGCGGTGACCTATGACCAGGCCGACATCCGCGCCGAGGCCGAGGCCTTTGCCGGCTTCATCGACGAGGCGGCGCGGGCCTACGGGCTGGACCCCGCGGCGCTGACCTATCTGGGCTATTCCAACGGCGCGAACCTGCTGGGCGCGGTCATGCAGCTGCATCCCGGCCTGATCGGCCGCGCGGTTCTGCTGCGCGCCGTGCAGGTGCTGGAGGAGCCGCCGGCGCTGGAGCCGCAGGCCCTGGCCGGCAGCCGGGTGCTGATGCTGACCGGCGCCCGCGATCCCTTCGCCCGCATGGCCCCGGCGCTGGAGCGCGCCTTGCAGGACGGCGGCGCGGCGCTGGAGGCGAGGGCCGTCGAGGCGGGGCATGAGCTTCAGCCCGAGGACCTGACGCTGGCCGCCGACTGGCTGGGCCGCGGTTGA
- a CDS encoding ABC transporter permease yields the protein MSLETLDLPRRRSGSPRRGLPMPPVAGFLSRYGLVLVFLVLWQLSSTLGWISPAVFPPLDRIAAALWQGLASGALVDDIAISLQRAGLAFFGAVGLGIPLGLLMGQLRPAERALDPILQLFRQTSALALYPVFILLLGLGEASKVFVIFWATLFPILLATIGGVKEVDRKLIEMARSYGASQLQIFRRVVLPASVPAIFVGLRLSATTALLLLIAAEMIGANKGIGFQVMNAQYNFQIPLMFAAIFLMAGLGLAANAVLIWLQRRLCRWSLDQA from the coding sequence ATGAGCCTGGAAACCCTGGACCTGCCCCGCCGCCGCAGCGGCAGCCCGCGCCGCGGCCTGCCCATGCCGCCGGTGGCCGGCTTCCTGTCCCGCTATGGCCTCGTGCTGGTTTTCCTGGTGCTGTGGCAGCTCTCCAGCACCTTGGGCTGGATCAGCCCGGCGGTGTTTCCGCCGCTGGACCGGATCGCGGCCGCGCTTTGGCAGGGGCTGGCCAGCGGGGCGCTGGTCGACGACATCGCCATCAGCCTGCAGCGCGCCGGGCTGGCCTTTTTCGGCGCCGTGGGGCTGGGCATCCCGCTTGGCCTGCTGATGGGCCAGCTGCGCCCGGCCGAGCGCGCGCTGGACCCGATCCTGCAGCTGTTCCGCCAGACCTCGGCGCTGGCGCTTTATCCGGTCTTCATCCTGCTGCTGGGGCTGGGCGAGGCCTCGAAGGTCTTTGTCATCTTCTGGGCGACGCTGTTCCCGATCCTTCTGGCCACCATCGGCGGCGTGAAGGAGGTGGACCGCAAGCTGATCGAGATGGCGCGCAGCTACGGCGCCAGCCAGTTGCAGATCTTCCGCCGCGTCGTGCTGCCCGCCTCGGTGCCGGCGATCTTCGTCGGGCTGCGGCTGTCGGCCACCACCGCCCTGCTGCTGCTGATCGCGGCCGAGATGATCGGCGCGAACAAGGGCATCGGCTTTCAGGTAATGAATGCCCAGTACAATTTCCAGATTCCGCTGATGTTCGCGGCGATCTTCCTGATGGCCGGGCTGGGGCTGGCCGCCAATGCGGTGCTGATCTGGCTGCAGCGGCGGCTGTGCCGCTGGTCGCTGGACCAGGCCTGA
- a CDS encoding ABC transporter ATP-binding protein, whose protein sequence is MTRAAESIRGEVAVRNLSKSFPLQGAMRPVLRDLSLHIRSGEALAIVGPSGCGKTTLLRLLAGLETPDRGEVLIDGRPVSGVGTERAVIYQEPRLLPWLTVLDNVAFGLDVRGLPASRAREQARHYIHLVGLTDFQNAYPRQLSGGMAQRVGIARALTIRPEILLLDEPLGALDAMTKLTMQEELTRIWAEENVTTILVTHDLEEAIFLADRVLVLSTDGAAPTTIPVELPRPRDRNSAEFVQLRKRLMGKFGLH, encoded by the coding sequence ATGACCCGGGCGGCCGAAAGCATCCGCGGCGAGGTTGCGGTGCGCAACCTGTCGAAATCCTTTCCGCTGCAGGGCGCGATGCGGCCGGTCCTGCGCGACCTCTCGCTGCATATCCGCAGCGGCGAGGCGCTGGCGATCGTCGGCCCCAGCGGCTGCGGCAAGACCACGCTGCTGCGGCTGCTGGCCGGGCTGGAGACCCCGGACCGGGGCGAGGTGCTGATCGACGGCCGCCCGGTCTCGGGCGTGGGCACCGAACGCGCCGTGATCTATCAGGAGCCGCGGCTGCTGCCTTGGCTGACGGTGCTGGACAACGTGGCTTTCGGCCTGGACGTTCGCGGCCTGCCCGCATCCCGGGCCCGCGAGCAGGCGCGGCATTACATCCATCTGGTCGGCCTGACCGATTTCCAGAACGCCTATCCGCGCCAGCTTTCCGGCGGCATGGCGCAGCGCGTGGGCATCGCCCGCGCCCTGACCATCCGCCCCGAGATCCTGCTGCTGGACGAGCCGCTGGGCGCGCTGGACGCGATGACCAAGCTGACCATGCAGGAAGAGCTGACCCGCATCTGGGCCGAGGAGAACGTCACCACGATCCTGGTCACCCACGATCTGGAAGAGGCGATCTTCCTGGCGGACCGGGTTCTGGTGCTGTCCACCGACGGCGCGGCCCCGACGACGATTCCGGTAGAGCTGCCCAGGCCGCGCGACCGCAACTCGGCCGAATTCGTGCAGCTGCGCAAGCGGCTGATGGGCAAGTTCGGCCTGCACTGA
- the trpA gene encoding tryptophan synthase subunit alpha, with protein MSRIDDTFARLAETGGKAFVAYMMGCDPDFDTSLQIMRGLPGAGVDVIELGMPFTDPMADGATIQAAGQRALAAGGSVSRVLDMVRAFRETDNATPIVLMGYYNPIYARAGGVDRFLSEAAAAGVDGLIVVDLPPEEDAELCLPAREAGLNFIRLATPTTDDRRLPAVVKNTSGFVYYVSVTGITGGPAANAAEVAPEVARIRASAKLPVVVGFGISTPEAAQAVAGVADGCVVGSAIVKLIGEGRPVPEILSFVADLARGAHSA; from the coding sequence ATGAGCAGAATCGACGACACTTTCGCGCGGCTGGCCGAAACCGGCGGCAAGGCCTTCGTCGCCTACATGATGGGCTGCGACCCGGATTTCGACACCTCGCTGCAGATCATGCGCGGCCTGCCCGGCGCGGGCGTGGACGTCATCGAGCTGGGCATGCCCTTCACCGACCCGATGGCCGACGGCGCCACCATCCAGGCGGCGGGCCAGCGGGCGCTGGCGGCGGGCGGCAGCGTCAGCCGGGTGCTGGACATGGTGCGCGCCTTTCGCGAAACCGACAACGCCACGCCGATCGTTCTGATGGGCTATTACAACCCGATCTATGCCCGCGCGGGCGGTGTCGACCGCTTCCTGTCCGAGGCCGCCGCGGCCGGGGTGGACGGGCTGATCGTCGTCGACCTGCCGCCCGAGGAGGATGCCGAGCTGTGCCTGCCGGCGCGCGAGGCCGGGCTGAACTTCATCCGCCTGGCAACGCCGACCACCGACGACCGCCGCCTGCCGGCGGTGGTGAAGAACACTTCGGGCTTCGTCTATTACGTCTCGGTCACGGGCATCACCGGCGGTCCTGCGGCAAACGCAGCCGAGGTCGCGCCCGAGGTGGCCCGCATCCGCGCCAGCGCGAAACTGCCGGTCGTGGTAGGCTTCGGCATCTCGACCCCCGAGGCGGCGCAGGCGGTGGCGGGCGTGGCCGATGGCTGCGTCGTGGGTTCGGCCATCGTCAAGCTGATCGGCGAGGGCCGCCCGGTGCCCGAGATCCTGTCCTTCGTCGCCGATCTGGCGCGCGGCGCGCATAGCGCCTGA
- a CDS encoding ABC transporter substrate-binding protein yields the protein MTHPLTRIALGSALAALLSTAAHAEEVTMRFMASHGGLNAHELAWELGYFEGTGITLENVGYASGGPESLMALAGGSIEIGSAATAAVLNSIAGGNDFVAAYPTNGINDQVQSIFYVLEDSPIQGIEDLPGKTVAVNTLGAHLDYTVREALHQKGLAQNAANLVTVPGPQLEQVLRSGQVDVAAFGYWQTTFEGVAREAGGLRAIFDDTDVLGEIAGGFTVLRRDWVEAHPEAARTYVEQSARALDYAREHPEETRAAIARALEERGENPAVAAFFAGFGVREGGRAVPRDVEFWIEVLEREGKLQPGQLSAEKVLFAPGSTVAAK from the coding sequence ATGACCCATCCCCTTACCCGCATCGCCCTGGGCTCTGCCCTTGCCGCGCTTCTGTCCACGGCCGCCCATGCCGAAGAGGTCACCATGCGCTTCATGGCCAGCCATGGCGGGCTGAACGCCCATGAGCTGGCCTGGGAGCTGGGCTATTTCGAGGGCACCGGCATCACGCTGGAAAACGTCGGCTATGCCTCGGGCGGCCCGGAATCGCTGATGGCACTGGCCGGCGGCTCGATCGAGATCGGCAGCGCGGCGACCGCGGCGGTGCTGAACTCGATCGCCGGCGGCAACGATTTCGTCGCCGCCTATCCGACGAACGGCATCAACGATCAGGTCCAGTCGATCTTCTACGTGCTCGAAGACAGCCCGATCCAAGGCATCGAGGACCTGCCCGGCAAGACCGTCGCCGTGAACACGCTGGGCGCGCATCTGGACTATACCGTGCGCGAGGCCCTGCATCAGAAGGGCCTGGCGCAGAACGCCGCCAATCTGGTGACGGTGCCGGGGCCGCAGCTGGAACAGGTGCTGCGCTCGGGGCAGGTCGACGTGGCCGCCTTCGGCTACTGGCAGACCACCTTCGAGGGCGTGGCGCGCGAGGCCGGCGGACTGCGGGCGATCTTCGACGACACCGACGTGCTGGGCGAGATCGCCGGCGGCTTCACCGTGCTGCGGCGCGACTGGGTCGAGGCCCATCCCGAGGCCGCCCGCACCTATGTCGAGCAATCCGCCCGGGCGCTGGACTATGCCCGCGAGCATCCCGAGGAAACCCGCGCCGCGATCGCCAGGGCGCTGGAGGAGCGCGGCGAGAATCCCGCCGTCGCCGCCTTCTTCGCCGGGTTCGGCGTGCGCGAGGGCGGCCGCGCCGTGCCGCGAGACGTCGAGTTCTGGATCGAGGTGCTGGAACGCGAGGGCAAGCTGCAACCCGGCCAGCTCTCGGCCGAAAAGGTGCTCTTCGCGCCGGGCAGCACGGTGGCGGCGAAATGA
- a CDS encoding glutathione S-transferase family protein — MPTLFYHAGACSLAPHIVLEWTGAPYEAVAVEFGSAELLAVNPAGAVPVLREDDGWILTQAGAILHHLARKHPEADLAGGDELRAQAELDRWSSFFTGDLHPAFFPLFTPQRYTTSREQADREAVQEAARKLVRKRLALLDAHLEGRDWILGRRSVIDAYAFPMLRWAAKLLPEGTEGWANVQALHDRIAADPAVQTVLAREEGA, encoded by the coding sequence ATGCCCACCCTGTTCTACCATGCCGGGGCCTGCTCGCTCGCGCCCCATATCGTGCTGGAATGGACCGGCGCACCCTATGAGGCGGTGGCGGTCGAATTCGGCTCGGCCGAACTGCTGGCGGTGAACCCGGCCGGCGCCGTGCCGGTGCTGCGCGAGGATGACGGCTGGATCCTGACCCAGGCGGGCGCGATCCTGCACCACCTGGCGCGCAAGCATCCCGAGGCCGATCTGGCCGGCGGCGACGAGTTGCGGGCGCAGGCGGAACTCGACCGCTGGTCGAGCTTCTTCACCGGCGACCTGCATCCGGCCTTCTTTCCGCTGTTCACGCCGCAGCGCTATACCACCAGCCGCGAGCAGGCCGACCGCGAGGCGGTGCAGGAGGCCGCGCGCAAGCTGGTCCGCAAGCGGCTGGCGCTGCTGGACGCGCATCTGGAGGGGCGCGACTGGATCCTGGGCCGCCGCTCGGTGATCGACGCCTATGCCTTTCCGATGCTGCGTTGGGCGGCGAAGCTGCTGCCCGAGGGGACCGAAGGCTGGGCCAATGTGCAGGCCCTGCATGACCGCATCGCGGCCGATCCGGCCGTGCAGACCGTCCTTGCCCGCGAAGAGGGCGCATAA
- the ychF gene encoding redox-regulated ATPase YchF: MGFRMGIVGLPNVGKSTLFNALTKTAAAQAANFPFCTIEPNVGEVAVPDPRLDKLAEIAGSKQIIPTRITFVDIAGLVKGASKGEGLGNQFLANIREVDAIAHVLRCFEDGDVTHVEGRVDPIADAETIETELMIADLESVERRLANIQRKLKGGDKEAVAQEKLLRAAQAALESGEPARTVQVADEDRKAWDMLQLLTAKPVLFVCNVEEDKAATGNSQSERVAQMAAEQGAGHVVISARIEEEISQLPAEEATMFLEEMGLHEAGLDRLIREGYKLLGLETYFTVGPKEARAWTIHKGTLAPQAAGVIHGDFERGFIRAETIAYDDYVTYRGEAGAREAGKFRVEGKSYEVKDGDVLHFLFNA; the protein is encoded by the coding sequence ATGGGCTTTCGCATGGGGATCGTCGGCCTGCCGAACGTGGGCAAATCGACGCTGTTCAACGCGCTGACGAAAACCGCCGCCGCGCAGGCCGCGAACTTCCCCTTCTGCACCATCGAGCCGAACGTGGGCGAGGTCGCCGTGCCCGATCCGCGGCTGGACAAGCTGGCCGAGATCGCGGGCAGCAAGCAGATCATCCCGACCCGCATCACCTTCGTCGACATCGCCGGGCTGGTGAAGGGCGCGAGCAAGGGCGAGGGCCTGGGCAACCAGTTCCTGGCCAATATCCGCGAGGTCGATGCCATCGCCCATGTCCTGCGCTGCTTCGAGGATGGCGACGTCACCCATGTCGAGGGCCGCGTCGATCCCATCGCCGATGCCGAGACCATCGAGACCGAGCTGATGATCGCCGACCTGGAATCCGTCGAGCGGCGGCTGGCCAATATCCAGCGCAAGCTGAAGGGCGGCGACAAGGAGGCCGTGGCGCAGGAAAAGCTGCTCAGGGCCGCGCAGGCGGCGCTGGAATCCGGCGAGCCCGCCCGGACCGTGCAGGTCGCGGACGAGGACCGGAAAGCCTGGGACATGCTGCAGCTGCTGACCGCCAAGCCGGTTCTGTTCGTCTGCAATGTCGAGGAAGACAAGGCCGCCACCGGCAACAGCCAGTCCGAGCGCGTGGCGCAGATGGCGGCCGAGCAGGGCGCCGGCCATGTGGTGATCTCGGCCCGGATCGAGGAAGAGATCAGCCAGCTTCCCGCCGAGGAAGCGACGATGTTCCTTGAGGAAATGGGCCTGCACGAGGCGGGCCTCGACCGGCTGATCCGCGAGGGCTACAAGCTTCTGGGCCTGGAGACCTATTTCACCGTCGGGCCCAAGGAAGCGCGCGCCTGGACCATCCACAAGGGCACGCTGGCCCCGCAGGCGGCGGGCGTGATCCATGGCGATTTCGAGCGCGGCTTCATCCGCGCCGAAACCATCGCCTATGACGACTACGTCACCTACAGGGGCGAGGCCGGCGCGCGCGAGGCCGGCAAGTTCCGCGTCGAGGGCAAGTCCTACGAGGTCAAGGACGGCGACGTCCTGCATTTCCTCTTCAACGCCTGA